The Fictibacillus phosphorivorans genomic sequence CCACCTCCAATTTCAACTAAGTTTTTTCCATATTATTACATTATACATTGTTAAAATATAAAAATGCACTTCTTATATGCACTCAATTATGAAATAATTTCAATCTCCTGCAACTTCTACTTTCCATACACGAGAATCCGATATTCTTTTTATAATCAATGTCATCTTTTGTTGATGACCTTCTACAAACTTGCAATAATCTTTTAGTTCAACAATAAGGCGATCAATATGACTTGCATAATATTCTACTGAATTACCATAGTAGTGATAGAGTTTAAATAAAAAAGGGTAATTTTCTTTATTGATTCTCCCTGTGTTATTTCTAAAGAAAATTGCATTATGAAAGCCATAGCTGATAGGTAGATAACAAATAATATTTTTTTTCGTGTCGTAAGTTACTAATTCCAGTGCCAAAATAACTTGCTCCTTTCTGATTTTACTTTGCAGCGCCTTAAGTTTTTTTCTTCCTGGCTTTCTCTTCATAATGTTCATACCTTTTTTTATGGATAAGCTTTTGTTCCTTCTCCCATTTGACTATTTTAATAATAGAAAGTAGCACTAAACTAGGAACAAGGATAGGGAAAAAAAGGAACGCTAGAAATACGTCAAACCATGTAATACCTAATCCCAATACAATCCCCCCACATCATCATTATATCTTTAGCTTTTCTACTAAGTTCAAGTATGAAGATCACTTTTCCTTCTTGAAGAAGTACGCCATGAATCCTTGTAATTCTATTCACACCTCAGAATTCACCTATCCGTTAATCTTACCTTTTAAATTCAATAAAAAAGAGCCCATCTCTTTTTGAAGAAATGCACCCGATCGCGGAAGATCTTATTTATCTTAATGGATAAACTAATTCTATATCTCTTTCATCCTTCAGCGATTTATAATACCAATAATTATGATCAGCTCCATGGATGCAAAGAATTCTTTTATCTGGATACTTCTTAGCAGCATTCTTCACCCTTGCCGTCATAATATAGTGCCTTGCATCCCAAATGACATTTTGAACATTAGGATTAACTGTATGTAACCAATCATATATTTCATTTGTAATAGCATCATATTCGAATGAGTTAAAAGGAATATTTCCTTCATTCCATACTGATAGCTTCTTATCATTCCACCGTTTTAATTCGTTCTCTAACTGATTCTTTAATTCTGCATCGTACATATCAAAAGGACCTTCTTCAAATACATCCTCTTCGAACCAATTTACTGGAACAAACTCAATATTTTTTTCATTACATAAAGGGAATATTAGATTTGGATATTCTATTTGTGTCTCTCCTAAAATGCCCCGAGGATCTCTATTATTTAAGTAAAGTTCCCAGCTCAATGGGTGAACTTCTCCGCAAATTACTTCAGGTTTGAATTCTTTTATCAATTCTTCTACTAATGACAGCGGATAGTTATACTTCTTCTGCATTTCTTCATCGTGAGTCATTCCTAAAATACCTACAACAGCCAATATATACACATCCTAATTAAAAATATTGCAATAAACTCTTTTTTTCACAATCCTGGTACGTTTTTTAATAAGTTCAATAAAAAAGTGCAGATCTCCTTCTTAGAGAAATACACCCATTTGTGGAGTAATATTCATAATCAAAATGATTCACCATCATTTATTTTTTGTATCCAATCCTTAATATCATCATTAGGGTGAAAATACACATCTTTCTTAATTTCTAAATCTATTGCCAATAATTCAATAAGATAATCGTGCAATTTATCTTCCTCTTTAGTCAATTGATCTCTTTTATCAAAGTTTTGAACCCATTTATATGCCCAAAAATAAAACTCTTCTCTTGTAAATTTGTTTTCTAATACATATTGTAATTTAGTAATAACTACTTCACTTGTTGGTTGATCCTCAAAAGTCATATGCTACTTCTCCATTAGGTAATTTTAATAATTGCATTAGATTGTTGAATAAATAAATATTCATCTAAAAATTACAAGTTTCACTTAAATAAAGTTGGATTTAGTTTTGCAAATTCATTAGAGTCCATGTAGGAATTTTCAACCTTCTTGGGTAAGGATCTAACTGAGAAATAATAAGCATTCTCTGGTTTTACTTTAATTTCATTTTCTAAATTGTATATTTTCTTTTCATTATCAAGTGAATATTTTATAGGAATTTTTATACTATTAATATCTTTGTTGTTTCTTCCATAGATTAGAAAGTAAGGTCCATCAGAAGTTTCGATATGATTGTACTCGAATTCTGAGTTATTTAAGGCAACAAATTTAATCTTATATCTACCTAATATATTCTTTTCTAATTGTGTGTACCCTTGCAAATCATTCTTAGTAGTAAATAAGATGATCCTTTCCTCATGTTTACCGAATGAAGTGTCTTCTACCAATTTATTAATTTTTATCTTTGATTCCTCATTATTATTATAAAAATCTTCGATTGAATTAGTTATTTGTTTATTATTTAAGCCCTTTGAAATAGGATAGGAAGAATAATAGATGTAATAACCAATTAATAGCATTGAAATTAGAGCAAAGAAAATTAATTTCTTCATAATATTAACCTCGTTTATTTTTTAAAATTTTTTCTTACAGAAATGCACCCGATTGCGGAATAAATTATGTAAATAATTGTAAATAACAGCTGTTTAAACTAGTATTTTTAGCCCTTAAAAAGTTTAATCACCACAGGCCATTAGCAATCGATTAAGCTTAATAGCCTGCTCACAAAGCTTTATAAGTTCCTGAGCAAAGTGTCTGATTTGTTGATGTATCAAAACATCGCCATTATACTTAATTTTTATAGCTTCACAGATATCTACCAATTGTACAATTTCCTCTTTGGTAAATTCCTTATATCCATATTGATCTAATCCAATAAGGAGATCGAATATACCTTCAGGTCCTCTCTTCATAACACCAATCCAGTATCTTTCTTGATGTAACAAATAACTATGCAGCTCTTCATTGAACTTTACGTGATATTCATCTTCTTCCTTACTAGATGAGTCCTTCAAATAAAAATCAATACCTACACCAGTTTGATTTAATCCACTTGAAACCCAAAAATCAAATAGAGAAATCTCATTATTGTTTTCGTTATAAACTTTAATTCCATCGAAATTAAGTGAAAGCTTTGACCATTTTTTATTTAACTTTCCTTCAAGAATCAATTGATCTTTTAAAAGCTCCCCATACTCAATCTGAAATATAAAATTTTCTATATCAAAAATATCTTCAATTAGTGTTTTACCCTTATTTTGCGACAAAATAAGCCCTTCAAAATAAAAAAACTCACCTTTCATAATAGAGTATGGATAATCAAGGTATTCTGATTGATCTATTATTAATTCAAAGTTTTTACCATTTTTTAGAATGCTAATGATTTTCCCATAGAAAATATCACTCATTGTGTACTGTTCATATCGATCCATTATTAAGCTCCTTTTATAGGATGTATACAGTTTTATAATAAACTATTAAAATTTTAAATGTAAATTTGAAAATAATGAGGTGTTACATTTTATGGATAGGGAAAAGAAGAATCGTGGTAAGAGAAGAAAGTTCCGTAATATTAAGAATAATATTGCGGAATGGTCACAATCTCTACCAGTTCCCCCAGACAAAAGTCCAAACTATTTAGGATATAGAGCATATAGTTTTGCTACAGGTAAAGACTTTGGTGACTACAGTAAATTTCATAAAAAACATAAAAGAGAGATTATGCAACTTATCATTAACTTTGTAAAGATATTACATGATTTGAAATCGGAAAATGAGAAAGAATATCGTATTATATGTTTACTTCCTTTACCAGATTTGCATCAACCTTTTGTGATGATTGGTTACACAAAAGCTGGATTAGAAAGTTTTTATAACGGTTTAAATTATGACGGTGAATTCTTAAAGAAATTTTCGTTATCAGAAGATGATCAGTTTCTTCAAACAGAATGGGGGGTAACTATCCCTAATGGATTAAAAGTTAAGGGGTTTAATGGAAAAGATGAATGTATAGGTGACTCCATGTGGTTTGTAGGAAATATAGAATAAGTTATTCAAAATATGTATTAAGTCGACTATTTGGTCCAACAAAAATAAGTGCATATCTAGTAGAGATATGCACCCGATTGTTAAAACTCTTTACTGAAAACTATTTTTAACACTGTTAATAAATAAATATCTCGTTAATTTGATCAAGGATATCTTTTAATTTGTATTTATTTAATGTGACTTTGTTAATGAATTCATCAAAATGTTCGTATTCTTGATGATCTAGATTATAAAACTTTGTTAAACAAAACCCTGTCCCTGTAGGAGTAATGGAGTATTTTTCGTTATTAAATTTAAATTCTATATCATGTCCAATTTCAAGATACTTTTTTAATTCTTCTAAATCCATTTACTCTAAAGAAACGCACCCGATTGTGGAATAGCCCTGGATTTTAAATTAGTTAAAGAGGTATGATAAACAATCAAAAAAAGAATGTACCAAAAGCATTGATTCAATTATTCTTCCGTTATTAACCCCTCATCGAAAGAAATATTCTGAAACACAGATTGACCAAATTTATTATAGGTAATCCTTATTGAACTGATATCACTATTCCATTCATAATCGTTTAATTCTACTCTTAATGCTAATGAAAATTCATCGTCTGGTTTGAAACCTTTTACAGGAGTTAATGTTTTAACTATCCCTTCTTTAATTGCATCTTCCTCATGATATGTCCCGAAATCAAATTTACTAATATATGAGTTAATTAAAATTTGATCATCCACTTTCGCAATAATTGTTCCATCTTTTTTTATAAATTCTACTTTTTTAAGTGTAGGATTACCAATGCCTTCCCACTTAAAACGATAACTTAAATAAACAACTTTTCTTTCGTTAAGAAGTTCTTTTCCAACTGTTACGTGAGTTATCTTCTCAAATTCACCATTTTTACTAACGTAAAAATAAGTCCAAAAAATACTAATAACAAACAAAAATATGATGAGCCACTTGATAAGATCTCTCTTCATATAATCTTCCCTTTGATGGCTTTTATTAGATAAACAATCAGCCTTTTTATAATTTTATTAACTTGTTCAATAAACTTGCTACGTTTTTTCAAAAGTACAATAAATTTCGCATATAATCCTGCTCGTTTGTTCAATAAGTTCCATAAAAAAGGCGTTAATCCTTCTTGGATCAACGCACGCGTTAGGTGAAGCACGAAGTTCTCCTTTTTTTGATTGGTATTTTAATAGGTAAAATCTTCTCCCCAAATCAGATACACTTCCCCTAAAATTAGTTCCAATTCAATAGCATATCTAGTGTATTTCCTACGTAATTTAACATCCTCTTCAAAAATGAATAGTATCCAGGTGCTCCGATATATTGGCTCTTGCAAACGTATGTTTACTGTCTTTTGTGTATATTTTCTTCGATTTGACGGATAATCTCGTCAACAACGTGGGTGGCAGACCAGAGGAACGGGAAATAAGTGCGCGCTTGTATCAAACGAAAGAAGGTGTTCCCAAAAACGGGATTATAATTGACGCCATCGCACCAACCGATATGTTAATTCCTCATCCTGATTGGCGACCAAAGCTTTTACTTTATCTACATGCCAAATGTGGTGTTCGGGTTTAGAGCCATTCGTCGGGGTACCAGTTTCCGGATCACCTTGATAAGCCAATTCACGGTCACCATGAATGGCATGGTAGCCGCGCCGCTGTAATTCACTGCAGACCGTAGTTTTGCCTGCACCGGAAACGCCTCCAATCAGATAATTCTTAATGCCCATGATCAGACCTCCATCTAACTTGATAAGCACATTATATTAGGTATGTTTATCTGTCATAAACTGAACCGTTACTACAATAGTGTTCAACCAAAAGAAGGGATAATCCTCCTTAGATCAACCCACCCGATTGTTGAATAACTTTTGAAATTGGTTCCCCTACTCTATTTCAATATATCCCAACATATCTAAAATAAAAAATAAAGAAGATAGAGTTAGTAAGCCACCTAGTAGAATTACTATTGATATTCTACTAAACGGATCTGCAAGTATTCCGTTAATAATTGAAACTAAACCCTCTAATTTCCTATGTAGTCCTTCCTCTTCATTAACCTTTTTGTAAATAAGGTAAATTCCATTTCCTAATAAACAAACTCCTATAATAAATATTAGAACTATTGTAATCGGAAACAATATTATAAATACATCATCAGCTACCCTCATTTCCGCCTCCGTTTCCCATTCCAGTTAAATATAAAGAAATGCATGCTCGCAAACAACTGTATTTTCCTTATCAATTATGTCTTACATGTTTAACAAAATTAAAGGCACATTTCTATTTAAAGAAATGCACCTGATTTTGGAATAAGAAATGCCATTACTTTTTTGAAGAAACCAATCTATATATGTTTGGTGATCACAGATGATAGCTTCCCAATTCATTTTCCCCACTATTTCATCAATGTTCTTTTGTTTAGACAGAAACAAAGTGTTGAAGGCATCATACATACTCATAAATGCGTATTCCATATTATTAGTAGTCACCATCAACTCTGCTGATGACAATTCGCATATTTTTATTGGTTTTACATCGTTTAACTTCAAACTGCCACTAGTATCAAAAATAGGCTCAGAGTAATGTAATAAGGTTGCTTCATTAAAATTCATTACTTCTAATAATCCATTTAACAAAAAAACAGATGTTTTATCTTCATCTGGAAAATAAAGGTCTTCCTTTAGATTCAAATTTAATGAATCAGCTAAATCTAATCTGGCATAGTCTTCATTTAAAGCACCGATGGATGTCAATAATGCTAGCTCTAATTCTGCAAATGAAGCTAGACCGCATTCATCCATAACCGTTTTCCACAAAACGGGTTTAGCGTTGTTCAAGATTTCTTCATCAGTCGGATAAATGTGTTTGTATGGGTTTTGATTTTTTTTACTTTGTGTCCAACCTGACGGCATCTCTACAAAGGGATGAAGTAAAATGGCTGCTGAACTAAAATTATCTGGTATTTGATCAAGAATAGTGGACTGAGTATCTAACATTATGTAATCCAACAAAGAAAACACCTCTGGCCTAATATAAATTTGCTATTCTTATTCCTTATCCTAGACGTTTCTTCAATAAGAACAATAAAATATCTTTTCTCTTAAAGCACCCGATTGTTGAATAAAGATGTATTTTTACGCTTCTTGAAAAGAATCCCATAACATTTCCATACGATTATACCGAAGTTTAAAATAGCCCCAAGTATCGTCTCCAAGATTTAGGGGGAATCCCTCAAATGTCTGTTCAATAGATATATCATTTTTTTCTTTTATATCTTCTGTAACAATTGTAAAATCGCTGATTAACTGTTCGAGTGGAAGTTTGGAATAAGTACAGTCTGCATCAAAGTCTCTTATCTGTTTTTGTACGTGTGAACAATCATAATATCCAGATTCTAAGATTTCAAAATTATAAAAAACCAACTTAACTTCATTTGTTTCCCACTCTGTATCATACGGATTCAATGGATGTTCCTTCGTTATTACCAAGCCTTCCAATGTTAAGTAAAGGTTGTTAGCTGCAACATGGAATTTTTCTATATATCTAGATTCCCATATGATACTGTCAAAACAATTTTCTGCTATATATTTCACCATGGCTTTCACTCCCTTTGACTTAGTATTAAGCTGTACATCAACGTCTTTATTCCACAATCCTGCACTGCACGTTTTTTTTAATAAGTTCAATAAAAAAGTGCATATCTCCTTCTTGAAGAAATGCACCCTATTGTTTAATAAGATTTTAAGAAATAAATAATTTATAACTCCAAACAAACAAAACAGTAGCTATTGAAAAATATAAGGTTTTAGCAACCCAATATGGCAGCTTATCAAATATCCAAAATAAGACTTCCATTAATAATGATAGTATCAATGAATCATTTATCCCAGTACCTATACCTTCTTCTTGATGAAATCTTTTGTTATGCCTAATTCCTAAAACAAAGAATAAAACACCAAATAATCCTACAATAACTGCTTCCCACAAAAATATCACCTCAACACTAATTGCGTGTTTTTTTCCACCCTTTATTCAACAATCCTCGTTTGTGTAATAATTCCAGTACGTTTTTAACCTTATTTATTTATTTATTTATATATTTGATTTAATCGCCTTTTAATCCATTTTCGCTAAAAATAACCCCTCAATGGACAAGTAAATTCGCAACCCAATTCGCAAGCGGGACAATAGTTATTGTCTTCTTGCTAAAACTTGTGGTGTTTTTAACATAAAAAGTGACGCATGAATACAAACTGTTCATGCGTCACTTTTAGCTCCTAATTATCACACTATCTTTCTAGCTTTTTTAAAATATCTAAAGTCTTCAAATTGTTATGATAACCAATTAAGTTTCCATAACCAAAGTCTTTAGAAGCTTTTGCAGAAATCTCTTTTATCCAGTCTCTTTGACCTTTTTCGTTTGCTTTCGTTTCATAAAGATTAAAATCAGGTGATACTCCATTCATAACACCTTGTCTATCTAGTCGTTTAATATTATTGGTTGCTTTGTCAAAATCAAAAGTAAGTAGTGAAATGTCCTTTATCGACACTTCTCCTGCTTGATATAAAGCACTCGAAATTTCTTTTATCTCTTCAAATGTCGCGTTACGAATATCATACTTTGATGAAAGATCTTCCCATATATTTGTAGATTTACTTTTTAAAGAAGAAGTGGCTTGTATTTCTTCACTTTTGTTAGAAAGGTTATCTATTACAGTAACCTGATTAGAGATAGTTCGTGATGCTTCCTTTGAATACCATAAATTTGGCTGTGTAGAGGTAACGCTTAAGCCCATCATATTGTCCCCCAAATTACTTAATATTTATAGAATCATTCATTTTATTCCAGGGTGAGTTCATCGAAGTATTTTGATAGGTAAATGTCCCATTCTCATAACTACTAGCATCCCACCAAATATACCATCCATCAATAATTGTATCTGCATCATAATCAATATATTGTCTTTGTAGTTCTGTTAATAAGTTCCCATTGAGTTTTGCAAATTGTGAGTTCCCATAACCTAATTCTTCTGTGACAATGTACATCTCAGATCCACCGTGATCTTCATTAGACATTAGCTGATTTGGCGTAAAATATTCATAGTTTGGATAATTAGCTGATATTGCAGCATAGACTTCTAAGGATGTTAATGCTGGAGCAGATGCTTGCACACTGAAAAGATTTTCTACTATTTTTTGATGTTCATATTCTTCGGGAGTAAGATCAACAAACTGTGCCTTAGAATGTTTTGTTTTTAATGACTTTAAGGTTTCCTCTTTAAATGACTCCATTTTTAAATTCAAGTCATTTGAGGCAGCAAACGCTTGTCCTCCTCCTATTAAAAGTGGCAAAGAGAGTGCTGTTACAATTGCAAAACTAAGTAGTGTCTTCATGTAAGATATCCTCCTAAATCCAATTTTTATTCATTCAGTATATCGACCCTTAAATTACATTTTTTAGGGAAAAAGTAGTTGGATGCATAATTTCATTCTTATGACCCATTATATACAAATCTATATGGGAATTTTTACTCCTTTAGCTATGACTTTTATCTCTTTGCTAAGTTGACTCACTACAGAAGTCTGAATAATTTAAACATTAAGAAGGTGCACTTCTTGAAGAAATGCACCCGATTGCTGAAAAACAATTCTTTTATATTAGTCAATCAATCCTCCATTGACTCTTGCAATGTATTTAGTAAAAATTCGCCAAAGCTTCCTGCTTCAACTTCAAATTTTTGTTCTTCTATCGGTAATCCACTGACAAAAGAAACAACCTTAGCATTATCATCATATTGATTCTGTACATTCGAACAATCTAAACAAAAATACACGCCATCATAACCTGTGGAGTAAAAGCATATTAAATGATTTGGTAATCCTTCCTCTTGTCTAAATTGTTTTGTAATCCAGGTCATACTTGGAACTCCATTTTCTTCAACACCCAAACCATAAATTTCTTCTCCAAAGATATCTCCAAGACCATACTTTTTCAAAAAAAGTCTATAACTCATCGGGAATTTTACATTTAATTCTGATTCAGCAGAATCAATTATTTGTTCTTTAATTTCACCAATAAAATCTGCATCATCTGGATGATCCTCGATAATTTCAAACGCTTTATTAATTAACATTTTTTCTCTCCCCCATTAATCTTTTCTATTAAACTGTCCTTAAATTCAATTTAAAAGTGCAGATCTCCTTCTTGGAGAAATGCACCCGATTGGAAGAAGTTTTTAGTAATAAATGAAGTATGAAATAAATATAAAAACAATTGAAACCAAAGCTCTGATCCACGTCAGTTTCCTGCTTATTCCAGCCTTTTTTTCTAAGTAATCAATGTACCCTAACATTAACGTAAATCCTAGAAAAGCCCCAATATAATCCTTTATATCACTTTCTGTTCCTAGATATCTTATTAATCCTAAAGAAATGAGTATGGTTCCAATTGTCCCTAAAATCATATTAAGATAAATCCTTATATTATCTTCTTTCAAATACTTCATCTCCCATTAAATTAAAAAAATCAATACATGTTCCCAATAGTTTAAACTTACTCAACAATCTGCTTCCATAATAAAGGCGTTAGGCGTTAATCCTTCTTGGATCAACGCACCCGAATGCTAAATAATTCATTTAGCTTTCTTACTCATGTAATCATAAAGTCTTTGATATTCATTCATGGGGAAATCATGGTTCACCCAATTTTCACGGTATCCCTCTATACCATGCTTCTTTAATAATTTGCTAATTGAATTTACAACAGCCTTTATAAAATCACTTAATAAACATTGTTCTTTAAATACAATACTTCTTTCAATCCCACTTACTTTTATTATTGTTATTAATACATCTCGGTCATTTTGCTTCTCAAATTTCCAAACTAATCTTTCAGGTTCTTCCTCCATATTAAAAGTACTTTCATTTATATGGTAAGGTACACAGCCAGGAGTAATTGTTATTAATGACTTTAGGAGATCCCTTAGTGAATCTGTAAGATAACTTGCTATAAAATTGAATTCTTTATTATTGACTTTAATAATACCGCTTGCCCAACCTCTTCCCGACAACTGATACTTAAATTCCATAACTCACCCAAACCTTAATTTATTTAGATACTATCAAATACACCAGTTCTCCCTTTATTCAATAAAATAGAGCATTCTCCTTCTTGTAGAAATGCACCCGGAAAAGACCCACAACATCAAGTGGGTCTTTTCTTAGTTTAGTACATTAATTATCTTTGTTCTTTAATTTAAGGATACGAATTCCAGAAGCAATGTATAGGATAGCAGGAATAATTAAAATGAAAGATGTAAGGAATATGGAAATGATACCAATAACAATCATAGTAACCCCGTATTTATATCTACTTAGCTTGTAGATTTGAAAAGAGAATATAACTGCAAAAATTTGAATAAGTAAAATAAATATTGATCCAGGAAGGATTAACGTAACATACTCACTAAAAATTGGATCAGTAAAAAACACTAAGACTAGAAATCCACTAATTAATATCCCTAATATCCCACCTGTTAGTCCTAAAATAAATTCGGTTTTATAATTTTTCACATGTTTCTCTCCTGTTGTATAGTTCCTAATAATATGTAAGTAATGTATCAAGGTACTCATTAAAAAGAAAAGCTACCTGGTAGCTGGAACCTCAACCAACGCACCCGTTGTTACATAAGCCCCAAATAGTAAGGGTATCATGGTATTCCAGTATTTCAATACAAATACCACATTCTAATTTAGGTTCGACAATAATAAAATCAAATTTTTCCCCAACATCTTAAATAATATATCACGATATAACTACTTCCCAAATTAATTTTGGTTGGTCTCACATCTAGGTCAGTTTTTTCTTTCCAATTTAAAATCCTCTTCAAAAAGAGCTCCTTGAACTAATAAATTGACTAAGCTATTCAAGTTTCTGTTCCAGTTCATTAAGTAACTCCAGCTAGTAGGCTAGGGATTGCTGACAAGGTTTTAAGATAGAGATATAATCTATCTAAGATAAAACATGGAGGCGAAGCTATGGACATTTTTGAGCATTTAGAAGAACTGCAAGTAGATTTAAAAGAAAAAATTATGGAAGAAATTGAAGAGAAATATTTTAATATTTGTTCCGAACTAGCTGGAAAAGAGAGAGCAAAAACGATTAAGCAAGTAGATTTAAATGAATATGTAAATGAACTGAAAACTGGACTAAAACAGTCTTTAAAAATCGCACAAGAACAAACAGCAAGAGCAATTTACTTTGAATATGATATAGATAATAACTGGGACAGTGCATTTTTTATCTGTGAGGAATATAGCAAATTAGAAGACGAAGATGATGACTGGGCTAGTGATTGGACCGAGGATTTTGAAGGTCCAAGTTTAGAACAGTTTAGCAACATTTATGAATTAGATGGATTTGATGGAAATGACGCAGCAATTGGCTCAACAATGTACTTAGTGACGAGGACGGTTATAGCATTCGTAAGAGCTTATAAATCACTCTCCAATGAAAGTTCAATGGCTTTATGTATCGCCTTTCACGACCAAGACCCTATAATCAGAATTAAAGAATAGTCAAAGAGCATTGATGGTCAATTCAATGCTCTTTTTTATGCGATTTAGTGTGCTATTTTGTTACTGTTTTTATCATTATCCTTTCCCTCCGAAAAGAAAAGCCGCTAACCGTATTTAAATTTAAAATTACACTATAAAGCTTATATTAAAAGTACTCCTTATTCCACAATCTGGCCCGTTTGTTGAATAACAGAAATAAAAAAAGACTCACGTTAATTGAGCCTTTTTACAACAATTATGCGATTCCGATAAATTATGAAAAATGATTCCGGGGAATTTTGAACAGATTCCGGTTAATTATGAAAAATGACAATCAATTACCCACAGCAGCATTACGATCCACTACATCATGGACGAGAAGTACACCTAGTTGATGGTGCTCATTTTGATAGAGTGATCCTTGAACGAATCGAATCTCACCATTCAGGTTAAGAACTTCAAGTTTGCAGTATGCAGCGTTGATTTGAAGGGCTCGGTACAAACTTGTTTCTTGTGAAAGTGTAACTCCGTTTACTTTTACAATAACTTCGCCAATCTTTAATCCCATCTTTGCAGCAGGTGTTCCTGGAACGACTGAAAGAATCATAACTCCCTGATCTCTTGGTACAAAATGAGATGGTCTCGTATCATCGCGTTGACTTGTTACGAGTGTGATGAGTTCGCGCCCTGCAAGACCAGCTGCGATGGCTATTGCAATTAATAGCGGTAAATTATAAAAATGGCCGACTGCTGCAATGCCTGTTACGATAAATCCTAAAAGCAAGACTTGTCTTCCCAGGTGTTTAATCGCTTCTTCTGGC encodes the following:
- a CDS encoding DUF2711 family protein, giving the protein MDYIMLDTQSTILDQIPDNFSSAAILLHPFVEMPSGWTQSKKNQNPYKHIYPTDEEILNNAKPVLWKTVMDECGLASFAELELALLTSIGALNEDYARLDLADSLNLNLKEDLYFPDEDKTSVFLLNGLLEVMNFNEATLLHYSEPIFDTSGSLKLNDVKPIKICELSSAELMVTTNNMEYAFMSMYDAFNTLFLSKQKNIDEIVGKMNWEAIICDHQTYIDWFLQKSNGISYSKIRCISLNRNVPLILLNM
- a CDS encoding SMI1/KNR4 family protein produces the protein MLINKAFEIIEDHPDDADFIGEIKEQIIDSAESELNVKFPMSYRLFLKKYGLGDIFGEEIYGLGVEENGVPSMTWITKQFRQEEGLPNHLICFYSTGYDGVYFCLDCSNVQNQYDDNAKVVSFVSGLPIEEQKFEVEAGSFGEFLLNTLQESMED
- a CDS encoding DUF3916 domain-containing protein produces the protein MDREKKNRGKRRKFRNIKNNIAEWSQSLPVPPDKSPNYLGYRAYSFATGKDFGDYSKFHKKHKREIMQLIINFVKILHDLKSENEKEYRIICLLPLPDLHQPFVMIGYTKAGLESFYNGLNYDGEFLKKFSLSEDDQFLQTEWGVTIPNGLKVKGFNGKDECIGDSMWFVGNIE
- a CDS encoding DUF4879 domain-containing protein; the encoded protein is MKTLLSFAIVTALSLPLLIGGGQAFAASNDLNLKMESFKEETLKSLKTKHSKAQFVDLTPEEYEHQKIVENLFSVQASAPALTSLEVYAAISANYPNYEYFTPNQLMSNEDHGGSEMYIVTEELGYGNSQFAKLNGNLLTELQRQYIDYDADTIIDGWYIWWDASSYENGTFTYQNTSMNSPWNKMNDSINIK
- a CDS encoding AAA family ATPase; this encodes MGIKNYLIGGVSGAGKTTVCSELQRRGYHAIHGDRELAYQGDPETGTPTNGSKPEHHIWHVDKVKALVANQDEELTYRLVRWRQL
- a CDS encoding YxiF family protein — protein: MIVEPKLECGICIEILEYHDTLTIWGLCNNGCVG